A single genomic interval of Stieleria maiorica harbors:
- a CDS encoding Hsp70 family protein, with amino-acid sequence MSNDSQSSRHDHPLTTSPIESLTRSVRKRLWLASVVQGVTSGLLIGIAAALVFALARAILAPATHWGWAVAISLLGGAIGLLLGASRIRSAQSAARMIDEHFNLKDRSITTLEFLAAADQSSADNQTAKRLQIEEANAHLEKIDAHQCVPIQSWKRPLRWAAGLAAGLTLVLALTGSGLPEVDANPVLALATEQSMTLRETMLTELEELAKEHEDPEIEKLLEELREKVDELESETMDESDLMASLSEMEQALAEAREAMQLEMTDATMQALAAAIKPSDQLQQAAKALQSQDYEKASEELESVDPSKIGDKQRRAVADNLKKMVAKLSPGKNGQLSESIAQLAEGLSSKNMKECKACLSKLAGECKKQGQCKKIGQCMSCQLNRLSQCKGQCRSQCQSKIAKKSNSPSTKAGMASSGQPLGDKATNINSTRKEEQLTGVQGEGASETEITQAPEGEQNAVRAYAGKYNDFRRQAEAVLDSEPLPMGVRETVRTYFEAIRPNSEEAAATAEATSSP; translated from the coding sequence ATGAGCAACGATTCGCAATCCTCTCGTCACGACCACCCGCTGACGACTAGTCCCATCGAGTCCCTGACCCGTTCGGTACGCAAGCGACTGTGGCTGGCCTCGGTCGTCCAGGGTGTGACGTCGGGGCTGTTGATCGGAATCGCGGCCGCACTCGTGTTTGCCTTGGCACGGGCGATCCTGGCACCGGCCACCCACTGGGGATGGGCCGTTGCGATTTCACTGCTGGGCGGTGCAATCGGGCTGCTTTTGGGCGCTTCGCGAATCCGCAGCGCCCAGTCGGCGGCGCGAATGATCGACGAGCACTTCAATCTAAAAGACCGGTCGATCACCACGCTGGAATTCCTCGCCGCGGCCGACCAGTCGTCTGCCGACAACCAGACCGCCAAACGGCTGCAGATCGAAGAGGCCAACGCACACCTGGAAAAGATCGATGCCCACCAGTGCGTTCCGATCCAATCCTGGAAACGGCCACTGCGATGGGCCGCAGGATTAGCCGCCGGTTTAACCCTCGTCCTCGCTCTGACCGGCAGCGGGTTGCCCGAAGTGGACGCCAACCCCGTGCTGGCGCTAGCGACCGAGCAATCGATGACGCTTCGCGAAACGATGCTGACCGAATTGGAAGAACTGGCCAAGGAACACGAAGACCCCGAGATCGAGAAACTGCTGGAGGAGCTTCGCGAAAAGGTCGACGAGCTGGAGTCCGAAACGATGGATGAAAGCGACCTGATGGCCTCGCTCTCTGAAATGGAACAGGCCCTGGCCGAAGCCCGCGAGGCGATGCAGTTGGAAATGACCGACGCAACCATGCAAGCCCTGGCGGCCGCCATCAAACCGTCCGATCAACTTCAACAAGCCGCCAAAGCGCTCCAGTCGCAAGACTATGAAAAGGCCAGCGAAGAATTGGAATCGGTCGACCCGTCCAAAATCGGCGACAAACAACGCCGCGCCGTCGCCGACAACCTTAAAAAAATGGTCGCGAAACTTAGCCCCGGAAAAAACGGCCAGCTCAGCGAGTCGATCGCCCAACTCGCCGAAGGGCTGAGCAGCAAGAACATGAAGGAATGCAAAGCGTGCCTGTCCAAACTGGCCGGTGAGTGCAAGAAACAAGGACAGTGCAAAAAGATCGGTCAGTGCATGTCGTGCCAACTCAATCGACTCTCCCAATGCAAAGGCCAGTGCCGCAGCCAGTGCCAATCGAAAATCGCCAAAAAGTCCAACAGCCCCAGCACCAAAGCCGGCATGGCCTCCAGCGGTCAACCGCTCGGTGACAAAGCGACCAACATCAACAGCACCCGCAAAGAAGAACAACTGACGGGGGTTCAAGGCGAAGGGGCCAGCGAGACCGAAATCACGCAAGCACCCGAAGGGGAACAAAACGCAGTTCGAGCGTATGCCGGAAAGTACAACGATTTCCGCCGCCAAGCCGAAGCCGTCCTCGATTCCGAACCGCTGCCGATGGGCGTCCGGGAAACCGTGCGAACCTACTTCGAAGCCATTCGCCCCAACAGCGAAGAGGCCGCGGCGACTGCCGAAGCAACCAGCTCCCCGTAG